A genomic region of Marinitoga sp. 1197 contains the following coding sequences:
- a CDS encoding cation diffusion facilitator family transporter: protein MDYIKREKLSTKSSLISIITNALLAILKILIGFFTNSMAILADGFDTATDILTSFMTLIAGKISNRPPDIEHPYGHERAETIATKVVSLVIIYAGFEVFINSLKRLINKEIIIENIIYVVIVAFISVITKYILYKYRLSIGKKINSNAIIADALNMRNDILTSSSVLIGIGILYFTKIWWLDPLIAIGVSFMIFKTGFEQFMESSNEFMESSQELKKIYNDVIIEAEKLKCARNPHKVRARKFGHKIFVDMHLELPPDMTVKKANEICAKLEKNIKNRNNDIRDIVIHIEPYGNAEKECFGLSAENIKDLKGE from the coding sequence ATGGATTATATAAAAAGAGAAAAATTATCTACCAAATCATCGTTGATTTCGATAATTACAAATGCATTGCTGGCAATATTAAAAATATTAATAGGATTTTTTACTAATAGTATGGCAATTCTGGCAGATGGATTTGACACAGCAACAGATATTTTAACTTCATTTATGACATTAATTGCCGGTAAGATTTCAAATCGTCCTCCAGACATTGAACATCCATATGGTCACGAAAGAGCAGAAACTATTGCAACAAAAGTTGTTTCGCTTGTTATTATATATGCAGGATTTGAAGTTTTTATAAATTCACTAAAAAGACTAATAAACAAGGAAATCATCATAGAAAATATAATTTATGTTGTTATAGTGGCATTTATCTCTGTAATTACAAAATATATTTTATACAAATATAGATTATCAATTGGAAAAAAAATAAATAGTAATGCTATTATTGCTGATGCATTAAATATGAGAAATGATATATTGACCTCATCATCTGTTTTAATTGGAATAGGAATATTATATTTTACAAAAATATGGTGGTTGGATCCACTAATTGCAATAGGCGTTTCATTTATGATATTCAAAACAGGTTTTGAACAATTTATGGAATCATCCAATGAATTTATGGAAAGCTCACAAGAATTAAAAAAAATATATAATGATGTTATAATTGAAGCAGAAAAATTAAAATGTGCCAGAAACCCTCATAAAGTACGTGCAAGAAAGTTTGGGCATAAAATTTTTGTAGATATGCATTTAGAACTTCCACCAGATATGACAGTAAAAAAAGCCAATGAAATATGTGCAAAACTTGAAAAAAACATAAAGAATAGAAATAATGATATTAGAGATATAGTAATACATATAGAACCATATGGAAATGCAGAAAAAGAATGTTTTGGTCTTTCGGCAGAAAATATAAAAGATTTAAAGGGGGAATGA
- a CDS encoding alanine/ornithine racemase family PLP-dependent enzyme encodes MILYPVLHIYPDRIEHNAKNLKKLCDSGKIKITGVTKVVSGNIEVAQAMLKAGITSIGDSRIQNIIHMKKNGINAEFIMLRIPMKSELELVVENVDITLVSELKTVEWLNEIAKEKNKIQDIVYMVDVGDLREGVWYENAVSEIVSAQKFSNICLKGIGTNLGCFGGVLPSIENMNILLEIKNEIEEILNRKLEIISGGNSAALPLIESGKLPEGINHFRLGESIICGTDVTNNRNVPGNRQDTVILEAQIIELKEKPSVPVGEIGFDAFGRKPVFEDKGKRLKAILAIGEQDISPDGLIPLDEKIEVLHSSSDHTIVDLTESDNQYKLGDTIKFKMSYGSLLKAITSKYVEKKIEK; translated from the coding sequence ATGATCTTGTATCCTGTACTTCATATCTATCCTGACAGAATAGAACATAATGCAAAAAATTTAAAGAAACTTTGTGATAGTGGAAAAATTAAAATTACAGGAGTTACAAAAGTAGTTTCTGGAAATATTGAAGTAGCTCAAGCAATGCTAAAAGCAGGAATAACCTCAATAGGTGATTCAAGAATTCAAAACATAATACATATGAAAAAAAATGGGATTAATGCTGAATTTATAATGCTGAGGATCCCCATGAAATCTGAATTGGAATTGGTTGTTGAAAATGTAGATATTACACTTGTATCTGAATTAAAAACGGTGGAGTGGCTAAATGAAATTGCAAAAGAAAAAAACAAAATTCAAGATATAGTATATATGGTTGATGTAGGGGATTTGAGAGAAGGAGTATGGTATGAAAATGCGGTAAGTGAAATAGTTTCAGCTCAAAAATTTAGCAACATATGCTTAAAAGGAATTGGTACAAACCTTGGATGTTTTGGAGGAGTATTGCCGAGTATTGAAAATATGAATATATTATTGGAAATTAAAAATGAAATAGAAGAAATATTAAACAGAAAACTGGAAATAATTTCTGGTGGAAATAGTGCAGCATTACCATTAATAGAAAGTGGGAAATTACCAGAAGGAATTAATCATTTTAGATTGGGAGAATCTATAATTTGTGGAACTGATGTGACAAATAATAGAAACGTACCCGGAAACAGGCAGGATACAGTTATATTAGAAGCACAAATAATTGAACTAAAAGAAAAACCATCGGTACCGGTGGGAGAAATAGGGTTTGATGCATTTGGAAGAAAACCTGTTTTTGAAGATAAAGGAAAAAGATTAAAAGCCATACTGGCTATAGGAGAACAAGACATATCGCCAGATGGATTAATACCTCTTGATGAAAAAATTGAGGTGCTTCATTCAAGCAGCGATCATACCATTGTAGATTTAACTGAATCGGATAATCAATATAAACTTGGGGATACAATAAAATTTAAAATGAGCTACGGAAGTTTATTAAAAGCAATTACAAGCAAATATGTTGAAAAGAAAATTGAAAAATAA
- a CDS encoding cold-shock protein produces MKGKVKWFDAKKGYGFISGEDGQDVFVHFTAIAMDGFKTLEEGQDVEYEIEENEKGLQAKNVKAI; encoded by the coding sequence ATGAAAGGTAAAGTTAAATGGTTTGATGCAAAAAAAGGTTATGGTTTCATTTCTGGTGAAGACGGACAGGACGTATTCGTTCATTTCACAGCAATTGCTATGGACGGATTTAAGACTTTAGAAGAAGGTCAGGATGTAGAATACGAAATTGAAGAAAACGAAAAAGGATTACAGGCTAAAAACGTTAAAGCTATCTAA
- a CDS encoding cold shock domain-containing protein, producing the protein MRGKVKWFDAKKGYGFISGEDGNDVFVHFTALAMDGFKTLEEGQDVEYDIQENDKGLQAVNVTTL; encoded by the coding sequence ATGAGAGGAAAAGTTAAATGGTTTGACGCAAAAAAAGGTTATGGTTTTATTTCTGGTGAAGATGGAAATGACGTATTTGTTCATTTTACAGCTTTAGCTATGGACGGATTTAAGACTTTAGAAGAAGGTCAGGATGTAGAATATGATATTCAAGAAAACGATAAAGGGTTACAGGCAGTTAATGTAACTACTCTCTAA
- a CDS encoding 5'-nucleotidase C-terminal domain-containing protein, with protein sequence MKKFLVVLLTLLTVAIFAAPTHIVIFHMNDTHGHVWPYSEYHNPDIGGFARIATLVNREREVNSNVLFLHAGDVNTGVPESDQLDAVPDFVTLHYMGVDAMALGNHEFDNPLETTFMQQRYAGFPFLSANFVTKDGRQLFKPYIIKNVGGIKVAILGVTTEQTQVLEPIHLNGGKFLNVEETVKKYLPELKKKADIIVVLGHLGYDGEYQPLGVEYTTSDQLAKDVKGIDVIIDGHSHTLMDKAAYINKTIVVQAGEWGKYLGRLDLWVENGKIVDYEWAPIPINMKKYLGKDENGKAKYAYVTEPIPEDPFIKMIADYYYSLGSEELNKVIGETKILLDGERAHVRSGDTNLGHLITDALIWKTGADIALQNGGGIRASIQPGKITYRDILTVLPFGNTTYVFEMTGADLMKVLEYAATIPAGKGAWLHVAGVTYKIKDKKPVDVMVNGKPIDLNAKYRVAANNYIAGGGDGYKMLKGLKGYDTGFVLADVVKEYIQSLGTIENYDNTKRVVVEK encoded by the coding sequence ATGAAGAAGTTTTTGGTAGTTTTATTAACTCTTTTGACGGTAGCTATTTTTGCAGCTCCAACACACATTGTTATTTTTCACATGAATGACACACATGGTCATGTATGGCCTTATAGCGAGTATCACAATCCTGATATTGGGGGATTTGCAAGAATTGCAACATTGGTTAATAGAGAAAGAGAAGTAAATTCAAATGTATTGTTTTTACATGCTGGAGATGTTAACACTGGTGTTCCTGAATCAGATCAACTTGATGCTGTTCCAGATTTTGTAACTTTACATTACATGGGTGTTGATGCTATGGCTTTAGGTAATCACGAATTCGATAATCCACTTGAAACAACATTTATGCAACAAAGATATGCAGGTTTTCCATTTTTATCAGCTAATTTCGTTACAAAAGATGGAAGACAGTTATTTAAACCATATATTATAAAAAATGTTGGTGGAATTAAGGTTGCTATCCTCGGGGTTACAACTGAACAAACACAGGTATTAGAACCTATTCATTTAAATGGTGGTAAATTTTTAAATGTTGAAGAAACAGTTAAAAAATACTTGCCAGAATTAAAAAAGAAAGCTGATATTATTGTTGTTCTCGGTCATTTGGGTTATGATGGTGAATACCAACCATTAGGCGTTGAATATACAACTTCTGACCAATTAGCTAAAGATGTAAAAGGTATAGATGTTATTATTGATGGTCATTCTCATACATTAATGGATAAAGCTGCATATATAAATAAAACTATAGTTGTCCAGGCTGGAGAATGGGGAAAATACTTAGGAAGATTGGATTTATGGGTTGAAAATGGTAAAATCGTAGATTATGAATGGGCTCCAATTCCTATAAACATGAAAAAATATCTCGGAAAAGATGAAAACGGAAAAGCAAAATATGCGTATGTAACAGAACCTATTCCTGAAGATCCATTTATAAAAATGATTGCTGATTATTATTATTCTTTAGGTTCAGAAGAATTGAATAAGGTTATTGGAGAAACAAAAATATTATTAGATGGTGAAAGAGCACATGTAAGAAGCGGAGATACAAATCTTGGTCACTTAATTACAGATGCATTAATCTGGAAAACAGGTGCTGATATTGCTTTACAAAACGGTGGCGGAATCAGAGCTTCTATTCAACCAGGAAAAATTACATATAGAGATATATTAACAGTTTTACCATTTGGAAATACAACATATGTTTTTGAAATGACTGGTGCTGATTTAATGAAAGTATTAGAATATGCCGCAACAATTCCTGCAGGTAAAGGTGCATGGTTACACGTTGCAGGTGTAACTTATAAGATTAAAGATAAAAAACCTGTTGATGTAATGGTAAATGGCAAACCTATTGATTTAAATGCAAAATATAGAGTTGCTGCAAATAATTATATTGCCGGTGGTGGAGACGGTTATAAAATGTTAAAAGGACTAAAAGGATACGATACAGGTTTTGTATTAGCCGATGTTGTTAAAGAATATATTCAGAGTTTAGGAACTATTGAAAATTACGATAATACAAAGAGAGTTGTTGTTGAGAAATAG